A region from the Cystobacter ferrugineus genome encodes:
- a CDS encoding sugar-transfer associated ATP-grasp domain-containing protein gives MPRARNRLTHYYASWWRASRGLPPRDDAELHAWCYRQLMLLWNRSSMVGTTLGGFLTDSPEGKQGLGALAARFPRVISLLFLGWPLVSVLLSRQKSLADWWNNWRVALDRPDLFLAVGRGPYSEADARETLSCLLHIIVGIHQYNHAPSSGFELDDKAAFHRLCVQHCLATVPLVGPSEVVPERAYIAKPMLSTQGRGIFKVMGHEVAGRVDFRTHILQPLLVNSSALARVAGPGAGLCTLRVNTLGTKYGEARVFGAFLRLARAGSLVDNFHAGGIACPVDLRTATVKAGAVEANKRARWSEVMSQRVHPDTGVPFADELRVPCFNEALALCEAAHRAMGPELLFCSWDVALTEEGPLLVESGSCLAGALEMLHRPDVRLYMDTLRERVEAMPEFVARSRRVEGSACLEMSSSKGLRP, from the coding sequence ATGCCTCGCGCACGCAATCGACTCACACACTATTACGCCTCGTGGTGGAGGGCCTCGCGAGGGCTGCCGCCGCGCGACGATGCTGAACTGCATGCCTGGTGCTATCGGCAGCTCATGCTGTTGTGGAACCGCTCCTCGATGGTTGGCACGACGCTGGGCGGCTTCCTCACCGACAGCCCCGAGGGGAAGCAGGGCCTCGGGGCGCTCGCCGCGCGCTTTCCGCGCGTCATCTCCCTGTTGTTCCTCGGCTGGCCGCTCGTGTCGGTGCTGCTCTCGCGCCAGAAGAGCCTCGCGGACTGGTGGAACAACTGGCGGGTCGCCCTCGATCGTCCAGATCTCTTCCTGGCGGTCGGGCGGGGCCCCTATTCCGAGGCGGACGCGCGGGAGACGCTGTCCTGCCTGCTGCACATCATCGTGGGCATCCACCAATACAATCACGCGCCCTCTTCGGGTTTCGAGCTCGACGACAAGGCCGCCTTCCACCGCTTGTGCGTGCAGCACTGCCTGGCGACGGTTCCGCTGGTCGGGCCCTCCGAGGTCGTGCCGGAGCGGGCCTATATCGCCAAGCCCATGCTCTCGACGCAGGGCCGCGGCATCTTCAAGGTCATGGGCCACGAGGTCGCGGGGCGCGTGGACTTCCGCACGCACATCCTCCAGCCCCTGCTCGTGAACTCCTCCGCCCTCGCCCGTGTCGCCGGACCCGGCGCGGGTCTGTGCACCCTGCGGGTCAACACGCTCGGCACGAAGTACGGCGAAGCGCGAGTCTTCGGGGCCTTCCTCCGGCTGGCGCGCGCCGGCTCGCTCGTCGACAACTTCCACGCGGGCGGCATCGCCTGTCCGGTCGACCTGCGCACGGCCACCGTGAAGGCGGGCGCCGTCGAGGCGAACAAGCGGGCGCGGTGGAGTGAGGTGATGTCCCAGCGGGTACACCCGGATACCGGAGTTCCCTTCGCCGACGAGCTGCGCGTGCCGTGCTTCAACGAGGCCCTGGCGCTCTGTGAGGCCGCGCACCGGGCGATGGGCCCCGAGCTCCTCTTCTGCTCGTGGGACGTGGCCCTCACCGAGGAGGGTCCCCTCCTGGTCGAGTCGGGGAGCTGCCTGGCTGGCGCGCTGGAGATGCTGCACCGGCCGGACGTCCGGCTCTACATGGACACCCTGCGCGAGCGCGTGGAGGCGATGCCGGAGTTCGTCGCCCGGTCCCGCCGGGTTGAGGGTTCTGCCTGTCTTGAAATGTCTTCGTCGAAAGGGTTGAGACCGTGA
- a CDS encoding sterol desaturase family protein, giving the protein MNTVDVAAAIPIPTPVPIPLETPAQPPSRLHTFISWTLGPLYIAAGIGIFMGVHHYMPMSPFMTYIVMNAFVIVMTQVLELVFPYEKSWRKPDDQFFNEIASTFLSATVGHKIGKTIAFACFGWFLTWSRANGGGAAAPWWPTSIPFALQVLLAFVIWEFGLYWNHRFMHGWAWRYHSLHHKLRRLSWINSGYGHPMNFLLTSLFSYTALSFSGAPVDVLIFTGYLSLSINFLSHANIDVKMGYLNLFLNTPELHRWHHVRDPESAGRNYGTQLIIWDLVFGTYYLPKDRLPSRDLGDDTPAPSSYLAQLLAPFRWVQSMSWKPVIPDQRMAFLPARAPERRASPE; this is encoded by the coding sequence GTGAATACCGTTGATGTCGCCGCCGCCATTCCCATTCCCACCCCCGTCCCCATTCCCCTCGAGACCCCCGCGCAACCCCCCAGCCGTCTCCACACCTTCATCTCGTGGACGCTCGGGCCCCTGTACATCGCCGCGGGCATCGGCATCTTCATGGGGGTGCATCACTACATGCCCATGTCGCCCTTCATGACGTACATCGTCATGAATGCCTTCGTCATCGTGATGACCCAGGTACTGGAGCTGGTGTTTCCCTACGAGAAGAGCTGGCGGAAGCCGGATGATCAGTTCTTCAATGAGATCGCCAGTACCTTCCTCTCGGCGACGGTCGGGCACAAGATTGGCAAGACGATCGCCTTCGCCTGCTTCGGTTGGTTCTTGACGTGGTCGAGGGCCAATGGAGGCGGGGCGGCCGCGCCCTGGTGGCCCACGAGCATTCCCTTCGCGCTCCAGGTCCTGCTGGCCTTCGTCATCTGGGAGTTTGGCTTGTATTGGAACCACCGTTTCATGCACGGGTGGGCGTGGCGCTACCACTCCCTTCATCACAAGCTGCGGCGGCTGTCGTGGATCAACTCCGGGTATGGGCACCCGATGAACTTCCTGCTCACGAGCCTCTTCTCGTACACCGCGCTGTCCTTCTCGGGAGCGCCCGTGGATGTGTTGATCTTCACCGGCTATCTCTCGCTGTCCATCAACTTCCTGAGCCACGCGAACATCGACGTGAAGATGGGCTATCTGAACCTGTTCCTCAACACCCCCGAACTGCACCGCTGGCATCACGTGCGAGATCCCGAGAGCGCCGGGCGCAACTACGGCACGCAGCTCATCATCTGGGATCTGGTTTTCGGGACCTACTACCTGCCCAAGGACAGACTGCCTTCGCGCGACCTCGGCGATGACACGCCGGCTCCCTCCAGTTATCTCGCTCAATTGCTGGCGCCCTTCAGGTGGGTGCAATCGATGTCCTGGAAGCCCGTCATTCCCGATCAGCGCATGGCCTTCCTGCCTGCTCGCGCCCCGGAGCGACGCGCCTCGCCGGAGTAG
- a CDS encoding lantibiotic dehydratase gives MSERKEQSLNGWTEHLAPLAPGWSVWRQMGLRGAGFPAALANRVRQPESAQAADALLRRESELRAQRLKASAVSTALAPERACLEERFAAESVRVGQALREVARMPDFREAIAWQNRQALTTSVDVLLRRDATERDSHTRQKEEFVSKYLLRYCLKNDTIGFFGPLGWGRIEPEARGLELQPGPALVSRRQTLFEHWGLDVLAERLSADARLRPWLAPRKLPVVSLEGTRALPMMGEPVELGGAAARALALCDGERTAREIASLLRREFPLDVPGEAEALALLEEHQRQGWILWALELPNIASHPERVLRQLLERIDDAALRAEVLAPLDELEALRDEVARCAGDAEALARALDALNDTFTARTGQKSQRLEGQMYAGRTLLYHDCNRDVTLTLGTDLFQRVGPALGLLMDSARWFTFQVGARYLSSFERVFDELRAGAPTVDFLPFHLGVSEFFPFISNPTDRNPKPDVARDLISALQERWTRLLQVEPGARRVQRSFAQLEEAARELFAAPGPGWPGARYHAPDLMLSASSTEALRRGDFLAVLGEVHVALNTLESPTFLFQHPRPEELVRASEQDFPGPRLIPAVPKDRATRAAILPFNHNAMEFVFDTTRSWRPPSQVISVGDMVLERVEGQLQVRTRDGRWRCHVLELYDWLLSIQFAGELHLLPSQAHSPRVTLDNLVVCRETWRFATAQLPFLRLKEPVARFLEARRWAHQQGLPEQLFFKTTRERKPFFLDFTSPLALKSFVTMARASESVVLSEMLPTPEQLWLTDARGHTYTSELRMVLVDSHAWSPSR, from the coding sequence ATGAGCGAGCGGAAGGAGCAGTCGTTGAATGGGTGGACGGAGCACCTGGCCCCCCTGGCGCCAGGCTGGTCCGTATGGCGACAGATGGGGCTGCGCGGGGCCGGCTTTCCCGCGGCCCTCGCCAACCGGGTGCGGCAGCCAGAGAGTGCCCAGGCGGCGGATGCCCTGCTGCGCCGGGAGTCGGAGCTGCGCGCCCAGCGGCTCAAGGCCTCCGCCGTGTCGACGGCGCTGGCTCCCGAGCGCGCGTGTCTGGAAGAGCGGTTCGCGGCGGAGTCCGTGCGCGTGGGCCAGGCACTCCGCGAGGTGGCCCGCATGCCCGACTTCCGCGAGGCCATCGCCTGGCAGAACCGTCAGGCGCTCACCACCAGCGTCGATGTCCTGCTCCGGCGGGACGCCACCGAGCGCGACAGCCACACCCGTCAGAAGGAGGAGTTCGTCTCCAAGTACCTGCTGCGCTACTGCCTCAAGAACGACACCATCGGCTTCTTCGGCCCGCTGGGCTGGGGACGCATCGAGCCCGAGGCCAGGGGGCTCGAACTCCAGCCCGGCCCGGCGCTCGTGAGCCGCCGGCAGACACTCTTCGAGCACTGGGGCCTGGATGTCCTCGCCGAACGGCTCTCGGCGGATGCCCGGCTGCGCCCGTGGCTCGCCCCCCGCAAGCTCCCCGTGGTGAGCCTGGAGGGAACCCGGGCCCTGCCGATGATGGGCGAACCGGTCGAGCTGGGTGGCGCCGCCGCCCGGGCCCTCGCGCTGTGCGACGGGGAGCGGACCGCCCGGGAGATCGCCTCGCTGCTGCGGCGCGAGTTCCCACTCGACGTTCCGGGCGAAGCCGAGGCCCTGGCGCTCCTGGAGGAGCACCAGCGGCAGGGGTGGATTCTCTGGGCGCTGGAGCTGCCCAACATCGCCTCCCATCCCGAGCGCGTCCTGCGCCAGCTTCTCGAGCGGATAGACGACGCGGCACTCCGGGCGGAGGTGCTCGCTCCGCTGGACGAGCTGGAGGCCCTGCGGGACGAGGTGGCTCGCTGCGCGGGGGATGCCGAAGCACTCGCGCGCGCGCTCGATGCGCTCAATGACACCTTCACCGCCCGCACGGGCCAGAAGTCCCAGCGCCTCGAGGGGCAGATGTACGCGGGCCGCACGCTGCTCTACCATGACTGCAACCGGGACGTGACGCTCACGCTCGGGACCGATCTGTTCCAGCGCGTCGGCCCCGCGCTCGGGCTGCTGATGGACAGCGCGCGCTGGTTCACCTTCCAGGTCGGCGCACGCTACCTGTCGTCCTTCGAGCGGGTGTTCGATGAGCTGCGCGCGGGCGCCCCCACGGTGGACTTCCTCCCGTTCCACCTGGGCGTGAGCGAGTTCTTTCCCTTCATCTCCAACCCCACGGATCGCAACCCCAAGCCGGACGTGGCCAGGGATTTGATTTCGGCGCTGCAGGAGCGCTGGACCCGGCTGCTCCAGGTGGAGCCGGGAGCGCGGCGCGTCCAGCGCTCCTTCGCGCAGCTCGAGGAAGCGGCGCGGGAGCTGTTCGCCGCGCCGGGACCGGGCTGGCCCGGCGCCCGCTACCATGCACCGGACCTGATGCTCTCCGCCTCGAGCACCGAGGCGCTGCGACGCGGAGACTTCCTCGCCGTGTTGGGCGAGGTGCATGTCGCCCTCAACACGCTGGAGTCACCCACCTTCCTCTTCCAGCACCCCCGGCCAGAGGAGCTGGTGCGCGCGTCGGAGCAGGACTTCCCGGGCCCGAGGCTCATCCCGGCCGTGCCCAAGGATCGCGCCACCCGCGCGGCCATCCTCCCCTTCAACCACAACGCGATGGAGTTCGTCTTCGACACGACCCGCTCGTGGCGCCCCCCTTCCCAGGTGATTTCCGTGGGGGACATGGTGCTCGAGCGGGTGGAGGGTCAGCTCCAGGTGCGCACGCGTGACGGACGCTGGCGGTGCCATGTGCTGGAGCTGTACGACTGGCTGCTCAGCATCCAGTTCGCGGGGGAGCTGCACCTGCTGCCTTCCCAGGCCCACTCCCCGCGGGTGACCCTCGACAATCTGGTGGTGTGCCGGGAGACCTGGCGCTTCGCCACCGCGCAACTCCCCTTCCTCCGGCTGAAGGAGCCCGTGGCGCGCTTCCTGGAAGCCCGGCGCTGGGCCCACCAGCAGGGCCTCCCCGAGCAGCTCTTCTTCAAGACGACGCGCGAGCGCAAGCCCTTCTTCCTGGACTTCACCAGCCCCCTGGCCCTCAAGTCATTCGTGACGATGGCCCGTGCGTCCGAGAGCGTGGTGCTCAGCGAGATGCTGCCCACCCCGGAGCAGCTCTGGCTCACGGATGCGCGGGGACACACCTACACGAGTGAGCTGCGCATGGTGCTCGTGGACTCGCACGCCTGGAGCCCCTCGCGCTAG
- a CDS encoding MAC/perforin domain-containing protein, whose translation MTVNLIKVDRSDGESRSFALDPNAKLDATRNALTSPPNSFMSEQDAFLNDNSPIDRSAERLIPLTSLVQGTNTLRIGQAGDIGGDDGVDRYNRLSEADKRALFENIQIRRGLTVDAAGFKKTFKDLYDWRQGLLPTANMPRALTLLAQSYTFTERTHSLETSGVQSGSVSITTPWGGSEANYQYAQQHSSSSQKISQYITQRYLSNKVDLDIKVRDLQVTPAFLKAVQDAVKDKQGNINGYQDLVLVLNEWGWYVPLQYTLGGALYATKRTEISKYSEAEKKSQSFGGSFKAAFNGIGGGAAYENAVGSHSSESGSDEDSNMVILQIGGTAGTNNDYKAWNDSLARAISWNVVTFQKLIPSLMLLVGVDNNTLTTCTALLQKFNSYEHVSALQNVIDVAGYERELARLLNPFG comes from the coding sequence ATGACCGTGAACCTGATCAAGGTGGACCGTTCCGATGGCGAGAGCCGCTCCTTCGCCCTGGATCCCAACGCCAAGCTGGACGCCACGCGCAACGCCCTCACCAGTCCGCCCAACTCCTTCATGTCGGAGCAAGACGCCTTCCTCAACGACAACAGCCCCATCGATCGGAGCGCCGAGCGGCTGATTCCGCTCACGTCGCTGGTGCAAGGCACCAACACCCTGCGCATCGGACAGGCGGGGGACATCGGAGGAGATGACGGAGTCGACCGCTACAACCGCCTGAGCGAGGCGGACAAGCGGGCGCTGTTCGAGAACATCCAGATCCGCCGGGGCCTGACGGTCGACGCAGCGGGCTTCAAGAAGACCTTCAAGGATCTCTACGACTGGCGCCAGGGTCTATTGCCCACGGCGAACATGCCACGCGCCCTCACCCTGCTCGCCCAAAGCTATACCTTCACCGAGCGCACCCACTCTCTCGAGACGAGCGGAGTGCAGTCCGGCTCCGTCTCCATCACCACTCCCTGGGGCGGCAGCGAGGCGAACTACCAGTACGCCCAGCAGCACAGCTCCAGCAGCCAGAAGATCTCCCAGTACATCACGCAGCGCTACCTGTCGAACAAGGTGGACCTGGACATCAAGGTGCGCGACCTCCAGGTCACCCCGGCCTTCCTCAAGGCGGTCCAGGACGCGGTGAAGGACAAGCAGGGGAACATCAACGGCTATCAGGACCTGGTCCTCGTGCTCAACGAGTGGGGCTGGTACGTGCCCCTCCAGTACACGCTGGGCGGTGCCCTGTACGCGACGAAGCGCACGGAGATCTCCAAGTACTCGGAGGCGGAAAAGAAGAGCCAGTCCTTCGGCGGCTCCTTCAAGGCGGCCTTCAACGGCATCGGCGGAGGCGCGGCTTACGAGAACGCCGTTGGCTCCCACTCCAGCGAGAGCGGCTCCGACGAGGATAGCAACATGGTCATCCTCCAGATTGGCGGCACGGCGGGGACGAACAACGACTACAAGGCGTGGAACGACTCGCTGGCCAGGGCCATCTCCTGGAACGTCGTCACCTTCCAGAAGCTCATCCCCAGCCTGATGCTCTTGGTGGGCGTGGACAACAACACGCTCACCACCTGCACCGCGCTCTTGCAGAAGTTCAACAGCTACGAACACGTCAGTGCTCTGCAAAACGTCATCGACGTGGCGGGGTACGAACGAGAGCTGGCCCGCCTGCTCAACCCCTTCGGGTAG
- a CDS encoding helix-turn-helix domain-containing protein → MVRALVRPVPPAMLTVREVAGELAVCRATVYALLERGELERVWVGRSIRIPSASLEAFLARGRR, encoded by the coding sequence GTGGTGCGTGCCCTGGTGCGGCCGGTGCCCCCCGCGATGCTCACGGTCCGCGAGGTGGCGGGAGAGCTGGCCGTCTGCCGGGCCACGGTCTACGCGCTCCTGGAACGCGGGGAACTGGAGCGGGTGTGGGTCGGGCGCTCCATCCGCATCCCGTCCGCTTCCCTGGAGGCGTTCCTCGCCCGGGGGCGGCGCTGA
- a CDS encoding immunity protein TriTu family protein, with the protein MNNVIWSFSDFVRWLRTKSETLRGLGATVDFHVDENFRASARLRVERGKQLGELTVWEDGAAHMAVLDLASGDFVFERDGVSLAEASSSSELKEFFERLEAGV; encoded by the coding sequence ATGAACAACGTTATTTGGTCGTTCTCCGATTTTGTTCGATGGCTGCGCACGAAAAGCGAGACGCTCAGAGGGTTGGGCGCAACCGTTGATTTCCATGTTGACGAAAATTTTAGGGCGTCAGCTCGACTGAGAGTCGAGCGTGGAAAGCAACTGGGCGAGTTGACTGTATGGGAAGACGGAGCCGCACACATGGCGGTTCTCGACCTCGCATCGGGTGACTTCGTTTTTGAACGAGATGGTGTGTCTCTCGCTGAAGCCTCCTCTTCGAGTGAACTGAAAGAGTTCTTTGAGCGACTGGAGGCAGGGGTGTAG
- a CDS encoding helix-turn-helix domain-containing protein produces MRYERRWTSVTTALVPGLVLALVRSGGSATLTVREVAEELAVCRATVYALLERGELERVWVGRSIRIPSASLEAFLARGRC; encoded by the coding sequence ATGCGGTACGAGCGCCGCTGGACGAGCGTCACCACCGCACTCGTGCCCGGATTGGTGCTTGCCTTGGTGCGGTCCGGTGGCTCTGCGACGCTCACGGTTCGCGAGGTGGCGGAAGAGCTGGCCGTCTGCCGGGCCACCGTCTACGCGCTCCTGGAACGCGGGGAACTGGAGCGGGTGTGGGTGGGGCGCTCCATCCGCATCCCGTCCGCGTCCCTGGAGGCATTCCTCGCCCGGGGGCGGTGCTGA
- a CDS encoding helix-turn-helix transcriptional regulator: MSPSGKSHSRKPPEGPPPGDLDARVKRELKRLGKRLRDARHAKGLSQEQAAELIGVHPKYMPRLESGGANPTVATLVAASVAYGISLCDLFRPDDEGASEQGR, encoded by the coding sequence GTGTCCCCATCCGGCAAGTCACACTCGCGCAAGCCGCCTGAAGGTCCCCCACCGGGAGACCTGGATGCCCGTGTAAAACGGGAGTTGAAGCGGCTCGGCAAGAGGCTTCGAGATGCGCGCCACGCCAAGGGGCTCTCCCAGGAGCAGGCTGCGGAACTGATCGGGGTCCACCCCAAGTACATGCCGCGCCTGGAGAGCGGCGGCGCCAATCCCACCGTGGCCACCCTCGTGGCGGCCTCGGTGGCCTACGGGATCTCCTTGTGCGACCTGTTCAGGCCGGATGACGAGGGAGCCTCAGAGCAGGGCCGCTGA
- a CDS encoding helix-turn-helix domain-containing protein — protein sequence MLISIRKRTVPGLGERLIALRKSRGLSQQVLATKAGISIPRLRDAERFGAATTETLNLLAHALATDVDTLLGRKGGE from the coding sequence ATGCTCATCAGCATTCGCAAACGGACGGTTCCCGGGCTCGGAGAGCGCCTCATCGCGCTCCGCAAGAGCCGTGGTCTCTCTCAACAGGTGCTCGCAACCAAGGCGGGCATCTCCATTCCTCGGCTCCGGGACGCTGAACGCTTCGGCGCGGCCACCACGGAGACGCTCAACCTCCTCGCTCATGCCCTGGCCACAGACGTGGACACGCTCCTCGGGCGCAAGGGGGGCGAATGA
- a CDS encoding DUF3987 domain-containing protein → MEQPPARLSLQSPALHGLAGDLVRTIEPHTEADPAAILVQFLVAAGNAMGRSPFFKVEATRHHTNLFAAIVGQSAKARKGTSWSWVERVLATAEPEWGPRLQKGLSSGEGLIHAVRDGAAEDPGVTDKRLTVIESEFSSVLRRMNREGNSLSAILREAWDSGSLQVLTKGTPQRATEAHLSVVTHITIPELRALLSATDMSNGLANRFLWVFARRSKLLPEGGRLEDGSLSSLSSRLARVLSWARDVGEMKRSEAARKLWCEVYESLSSDKPGLFGQATSRAEAQVVRLSLLYALLARSEAIDEEHLSAALALMDYASDSARHIFGGAQQNPRANRILEALRERPEGRSRSELVKLFTGHVTRAELDMALGSLSEAGAAHMEEQPSGGRPTERWFHGAAAAKEEKKAKYPPASASVTERES, encoded by the coding sequence ATGGAACAGCCTCCCGCGCGTCTGTCGCTGCAATCGCCCGCGCTCCACGGCCTGGCTGGAGACCTCGTGCGCACCATCGAGCCGCACACGGAAGCCGATCCGGCTGCCATCCTGGTTCAGTTCCTGGTGGCAGCAGGCAACGCGATGGGTCGCTCGCCGTTCTTCAAGGTCGAGGCGACCCGGCATCACACCAACCTCTTCGCGGCCATCGTTGGCCAGAGCGCCAAGGCCAGGAAGGGGACTTCCTGGTCATGGGTGGAACGAGTCCTGGCGACTGCGGAGCCGGAGTGGGGTCCCCGCCTTCAAAAGGGCCTCAGTTCAGGCGAGGGGCTCATCCATGCCGTTCGCGATGGGGCCGCCGAAGACCCGGGAGTCACCGACAAGCGGTTGACGGTGATCGAGTCGGAGTTTTCTTCGGTCCTCCGCCGGATGAACCGAGAGGGGAACAGCCTCTCCGCAATCCTCCGCGAGGCATGGGATTCCGGCTCGCTCCAGGTTCTCACCAAGGGGACGCCTCAGCGAGCCACCGAAGCGCACTTGTCCGTTGTGACGCACATCACGATTCCGGAACTGCGCGCGTTGCTCTCGGCTACGGACATGTCCAACGGCCTTGCCAACCGCTTCCTGTGGGTATTCGCGCGCCGCTCCAAGCTCCTGCCCGAGGGAGGCCGCCTCGAAGATGGTTCGCTTTCTTCGCTTTCTTCGCGCCTTGCTCGCGTCCTGAGCTGGGCGCGTGACGTGGGGGAGATGAAGAGATCGGAGGCAGCCCGGAAGCTCTGGTGCGAGGTGTACGAGTCTCTCTCCAGTGACAAGCCCGGACTGTTCGGTCAAGCCACCTCCCGAGCTGAGGCGCAGGTCGTGAGGCTCTCGCTTCTCTACGCGCTGCTCGCCAGATCCGAGGCCATCGACGAGGAGCACCTCTCCGCCGCCTTGGCGCTCATGGATTACGCGAGTGACAGCGCGCGCCACATCTTCGGCGGCGCTCAGCAGAACCCACGGGCGAACCGCATCCTTGAGGCTCTCCGCGAACGTCCCGAGGGCCGTTCTCGGTCTGAGCTGGTGAAGCTCTTCACGGGGCATGTGACGAGGGCAGAACTCGACATGGCGCTGGGCTCCCTCTCCGAAGCGGGCGCGGCTCACATGGAAGAACAACCGAGCGGAGGCCGCCCTACGGAGCGCTGGTTCCACGGCGCCGCTGCGGCGAAGGAAGAGAAGAAAGCGAAGTATCCCCCGGCTTCGGCCAGCGTCACGGAGCGTGAGTCATGA
- a CDS encoding helix-turn-helix domain-containing protein, with protein MSNNPEPLWKVQDVARFLSLSTSWVYKEAEAGRLPCVRIGAALRFHPEEIRAFLERQRVPRGSVTSLRR; from the coding sequence ATGAGCAACAACCCTGAGCCCCTCTGGAAGGTGCAGGACGTGGCCCGCTTCCTCTCCCTGTCCACCTCCTGGGTCTACAAGGAAGCCGAGGCGGGGCGGCTCCCGTGCGTGCGCATCGGCGCGGCGCTCCGGTTCCACCCCGAGGAGATCCGCGCGTTCCTGGAGCGCCAACGCGTCCCCCGTGGTTCTGTCACCTCGTTGCGCCGCTAG
- a CDS encoding helix-turn-helix domain-containing protein, whose product MLSSVTTARRPRSKRSTPAPQVLTLAELRRLRGLTQVEAATAAGMDQSELSKAERRADHRLSTLQRYVEALGGKLEVFARFGSKRVRLKEI is encoded by the coding sequence ATGCTCTCTTCCGTGACTACCGCACGTCGTCCCCGTTCCAAGCGCAGCACGCCAGCACCGCAGGTGCTCACCCTGGCCGAACTCCGGCGGCTGCGGGGTCTCACCCAAGTTGAGGCGGCCACCGCTGCGGGAATGGATCAGTCCGAGTTGTCCAAGGCGGAGCGCCGGGCGGACCACCGGCTCTCCACGCTCCAGCGCTACGTGGAGGCGCTCGGGGGCAAGCTGGAAGTGTTCGCCCGCTTCGGCTCGAAGCGCGTTCGCCTCAAGGAGATCTGA